A DNA window from Rhizobium jaguaris contains the following coding sequences:
- the alr gene encoding alanine racemase, whose protein sequence is MTDFSLPFEDNDAFASAGLRLTVDLGALVENWRDMARRSGKARTGAAVKADAYGLGIEDVGEALYLAGARDFFVATAEEGVTLRLYAPEARIFVLCGIWPGTERLFFENDLVPVIASEEQLTFWMSVLADYGDYPCALQVDTGFNRLGLTVEDAVALANDVSRPASFAPVLVMSHLACGDDPAHAMNKQQLEAFRTVSAAFEGIEASLANSAGIFLGSDYHFDLTRPGIALYGGQAVNGAANPMRPVATAEARIIQTRSVRAGETVSYGRALELTRDSRLAIVSAGYADGYMRSLSSGGVPLRQTGLPGGQGFIAGHKVPVAGRITMDLTIFDVTDVPEKLVRASDYIELFGKNILIDDAARVAGTIGYEMLTGLGLRHERRYVWEEADE, encoded by the coding sequence ATGACAGACTTTTCCCTTCCCTTCGAAGACAATGACGCTTTCGCTTCCGCCGGCCTTCGGTTGACGGTCGATCTAGGCGCCCTGGTCGAGAACTGGCGGGACATGGCCCGCCGCTCCGGCAAGGCCCGGACCGGGGCGGCGGTGAAAGCCGATGCCTACGGCCTGGGAATCGAAGATGTCGGCGAGGCACTTTATCTCGCCGGCGCCCGCGATTTCTTCGTCGCCACCGCCGAAGAAGGCGTGACACTACGGCTCTACGCACCGGAAGCCCGCATCTTCGTGCTCTGCGGCATCTGGCCGGGGACCGAGCGGCTATTTTTCGAAAACGATCTTGTGCCCGTCATCGCTTCCGAAGAGCAATTGACCTTCTGGATGTCGGTGCTCGCCGACTACGGGGACTACCCGTGCGCGCTGCAGGTCGATACCGGCTTCAATCGGCTGGGACTAACCGTGGAGGACGCTGTCGCACTCGCCAACGACGTCTCACGCCCCGCGAGTTTCGCACCTGTCCTGGTGATGAGCCACCTCGCCTGCGGCGACGACCCCGCCCATGCGATGAACAAGCAGCAGCTCGAGGCATTCCGCACGGTCAGCGCCGCCTTCGAGGGCATCGAGGCGAGTCTCGCCAACTCTGCCGGCATCTTCCTGGGCTCGGACTATCATTTCGACCTCACCCGTCCCGGCATCGCCCTCTATGGCGGCCAGGCGGTGAACGGAGCGGCGAATCCGATGCGGCCGGTCGCAACCGCCGAGGCGCGGATCATCCAGACCCGCTCCGTCAGAGCCGGCGAGACGGTCAGCTACGGCCGGGCGCTGGAGCTTACTCGCGACAGCCGGCTTGCCATCGTCTCGGCCGGCTATGCCGACGGCTATATGCGCAGCCTGTCAAGCGGTGGCGTACCGCTGCGTCAGACCGGCCTGCCCGGCGGCCAAGGCTTCATTGCCGGTCACAAGGTGCCCGTTGCCGGCCGCATCACCATGGACCTGACCATCTTCGACGTGACCGACGTGCCTGAAAAACTGGTCCGTGCCAGCGATTATATCGAGCTCTTTGGCAAGAATATCCTGATTGACGACGCCGCCCGCGTGGCCGGCACGATCGGCTATGAGATGCTGACCGGGCTGGGCCTCAGACATGAGCGCCGGTATGTCTGGGAAGAGGCCGACGAGTAG